From Streptomyces chrestomyceticus JCM 4735, one genomic window encodes:
- a CDS encoding amidase: MAEVTDLADCSAVRLVAGYAAGEFSPVEAVQAVIERAGRAQERVNAFTRIDADEALAAAKESEERWRTGRPAGLVDGVPATVKDLLLTRGTPTLRGSRTVREEGVVWDADAPSVARLREHGAVFVGKTTTPEFGWKGVTDSPRHGVTGNPYDPSRTAGGSSGGSAAAVALGAGPLSLGTDGGGSVRIPGAFCGIFALKPTYGRVPLYPASPFGTLAHVGPITRDAADAALLMDVITGADWRDWSQLAPPAGSFREELERPVAGLRVAYSPTLGWDVPVQPEVAAAVRRAVDRLAELGAHVEEADPGIADPVEEFHTLWFSGAARVVQHLSHAQRELLDPGLREICAEGARRSALDYLAAVDVRMAMGVAMGRFHSTYDLLVTPTEPITAFEAGAEVPAGSGHTRWTGWTPFTYPFNMTQQPAATVPCGVDGDGLPIGVQLVGARHADALVLRAAHALYTSGAADLPTVPTPGGS; this comes from the coding sequence ATGGCTGAGGTGACGGATCTGGCCGACTGCTCGGCGGTGCGGCTGGTCGCCGGGTACGCGGCGGGCGAGTTCTCGCCGGTCGAGGCGGTGCAGGCGGTGATCGAGCGGGCCGGGCGGGCGCAGGAGCGGGTGAACGCCTTCACCCGGATCGACGCGGACGAGGCGCTGGCCGCGGCGAAGGAGTCCGAGGAGCGCTGGCGGACCGGGCGGCCCGCCGGGCTGGTGGACGGCGTGCCGGCCACCGTCAAGGACCTGCTGCTGACCCGTGGGACGCCGACGCTGCGCGGCTCGCGCACGGTGCGCGAGGAGGGCGTGGTCTGGGACGCGGACGCCCCGTCGGTGGCGCGGCTGCGCGAGCACGGCGCGGTGTTCGTGGGCAAGACCACCACGCCCGAGTTCGGATGGAAGGGCGTCACGGACAGTCCGCGGCACGGGGTGACGGGCAATCCGTACGACCCGTCCCGTACGGCGGGCGGGTCCAGCGGCGGCAGCGCGGCGGCCGTCGCGCTCGGCGCGGGGCCGCTGAGCCTGGGCACGGACGGCGGCGGGTCGGTGCGCATCCCCGGGGCGTTCTGCGGGATCTTCGCGCTGAAGCCGACGTACGGGCGGGTGCCGCTGTATCCGGCGAGTCCGTTCGGGACGCTGGCGCACGTCGGGCCGATAACCCGGGACGCGGCCGACGCGGCGCTGCTGATGGACGTGATCACCGGGGCGGACTGGCGGGACTGGTCGCAGCTCGCACCTCCGGCCGGGTCGTTCCGGGAGGAGCTGGAGCGGCCGGTGGCCGGGCTGCGGGTGGCCTACAGCCCGACGCTGGGCTGGGACGTGCCGGTGCAGCCGGAGGTCGCCGCCGCGGTGCGGCGCGCGGTGGACCGGCTCGCGGAGCTGGGCGCGCACGTCGAGGAGGCCGACCCGGGCATCGCTGACCCGGTGGAGGAGTTCCACACGCTGTGGTTCAGCGGCGCGGCGCGGGTGGTGCAGCACCTGAGCCACGCGCAGCGGGAGCTGCTCGACCCCGGCCTGCGGGAGATCTGCGCGGAGGGCGCGCGGCGCAGCGCGCTGGACTATCTGGCGGCGGTGGACGTACGGATGGCGATGGGCGTGGCGATGGGCCGCTTCCACAGCACGTACGACCTGCTGGTGACGCCGACCGAGCCGATCACCGCCTTCGAGGCGGGCGCCGAGGTGCCGGCCGGGTCGGGGCACACGCGCTGGACGGGCTGGACGCCGTTCACGTACCCGTTCAACATGACGCAGCAGCCCGCCGCGACCGTGCCGTGCGGCGTGGACGGGGACGGGCTGCCGATCGGGGTGCAGTTGGTGGGTGCGCGGCACGCGGACGCGCTGGTGCTGCGCGCCGCGCACGCCCTCTATACGTCGGGAGCGGCGGACCTGCCCACTGTGCCTACGCCCGGCGGAAGTTGA
- a CDS encoding D-2-hydroxyacid dehydrogenase, whose translation MSESTVLVLGSDPPPKLDRLSGRARLVYADDKTFADRLPHADVVLAWDFTSDAVRDAWPGGGPRPVWVHTASAGVDRLMCPELAADSTLVTNARGVFEQPIAEYVAGLVIAMAKDFYGSWELQRQRRWRHRETLRVAGSRAVVVGSGPIGRAIGRTLLALGVRVDLVGRRERTDDPDFGRVHAAGTLHGLLGTADWVVCAAPLTEETRGMFDRAAFGRMRQRARFINVARGALVVEEDLVAALREWRIAAAALDVFEHEPLTTDSVLWDVPHLIVSPHMSGDTLGWRDALAEQFADNFDRWAAGEPLTNVVDKRLGYVPGS comes from the coding sequence ATGTCCGAAAGCACCGTCCTTGTCCTCGGTTCCGACCCGCCCCCCAAACTGGACCGGCTCTCCGGCCGGGCCCGGCTGGTGTACGCCGACGACAAGACCTTCGCCGACCGACTGCCGCACGCCGACGTGGTGTTGGCGTGGGACTTCACCTCCGACGCGGTCCGCGACGCCTGGCCCGGCGGCGGCCCGCGACCCGTTTGGGTGCACACCGCGAGCGCGGGCGTGGACCGGCTGATGTGCCCGGAGCTCGCCGCCGACTCCACCCTGGTGACCAACGCGCGCGGCGTCTTCGAGCAGCCGATCGCCGAGTACGTGGCCGGTCTGGTGATCGCCATGGCGAAGGACTTCTACGGCAGTTGGGAGCTCCAGCGGCAGCGGCGCTGGCGGCACCGGGAGACACTGCGGGTGGCGGGCAGCCGCGCCGTGGTGGTGGGCTCGGGCCCGATCGGCCGGGCCATCGGCCGGACCCTGCTGGCACTGGGTGTCAGGGTGGATCTGGTCGGGCGGCGGGAACGTACGGACGATCCCGACTTCGGCCGGGTGCACGCGGCCGGCACGCTGCACGGTCTGCTGGGCACGGCCGACTGGGTGGTGTGCGCGGCGCCGCTGACCGAGGAGACGCGCGGCATGTTCGACCGGGCCGCGTTCGGCCGGATGCGGCAGCGGGCCCGCTTCATCAACGTGGCGCGCGGAGCGCTCGTCGTCGAGGAGGACCTGGTGGCGGCGCTGCGGGAGTGGCGGATCGCGGCCGCGGCCCTGGACGTGTTCGAGCACGAGCCGCTGACCACGGACAGCGTCCTGTGGGACGTGCCGCACCTGATCGTCTCGCCGCACATGAGCGGCGACACGCTGGGCTGGCGGGACGCGCTGGCCGAGCAGTTCGCGGACAACTTCGACCGGTGGGCGGCGGGCGAGCCGCTCACCAATGTGGTGGACAAGCGGCTGGGCTACGTACCGGGCTCCTGA
- a CDS encoding DUF3830 family protein, with translation MVDRFIEVSLDKRGVSCTARLLDDRAPVTCKAVWDALPLGGDVYHAKYARNEIYALVPPFAPEEPPLENPTVTPIPGDLCYFTFSDTQLGTASYGYESQAEHRGRATVVDLALFYERNNLLINGDAGWVPGIVWGSVVDGLDRMADACQDLWRAGALGETLNFRRA, from the coding sequence ATGGTCGACCGTTTCATCGAAGTCTCCCTCGACAAGCGGGGTGTGAGCTGCACCGCCAGGCTGCTCGACGACCGCGCGCCGGTCACCTGCAAGGCCGTCTGGGACGCGCTGCCGCTCGGCGGCGACGTCTACCACGCCAAGTACGCCCGCAACGAGATCTACGCCCTCGTCCCGCCGTTCGCCCCGGAGGAGCCCCCTCTGGAGAACCCGACCGTCACGCCCATCCCCGGTGACCTGTGCTACTTCACCTTCAGCGACACCCAGTTGGGCACCGCCTCGTACGGCTACGAGAGCCAGGCCGAGCACCGGGGCCGCGCCACCGTCGTCGACCTCGCGCTCTTCTACGAACGCAACAACCTGCTGATCAACGGTGACGCGGGCTGGGTCCCCGGCATCGTGTGGGGCTCGGTGGTGGACGGCCTGGACCGGATGGCCGACGCCTGCCAGGACCTGTGGCGCGCCGGAGCGCTGGGGGAGACCCTCAACTTCCGCCGGGCGTAG